A DNA window from Centropristis striata isolate RG_2023a ecotype Rhode Island chromosome 10, C.striata_1.0, whole genome shotgun sequence contains the following coding sequences:
- the slc15a2 gene encoding solute carrier family 15 member 2, giving the protein MTKKLCGTNYPSSICFIVVNEFCERFSYYGMKALLTLYFVTYLHWDQNLSTAVYHAFGSLCYFTPILGALIADSWLGKYKTIIYLSIVYVIGHVVKSVGAIPTVGNTDVHIALSMLGLILIAFGTGGIKPCVAAFGGDQFDEEHGKERQKFFSIFYMSINAGSLLSTIITPILRGDVQCFGGDCYALAFGVPAALMVVALVVFIAGSGMYKKNPPQGNILLEVCNCIGFAISNRWRRARYDPQRKHWLDWAEDRYSKRLIQEIKMVLRVLVLYIPLPMFWALFDQQGSRWTLQSTRMNMAFGGAFVIKPDQMQMLNALLILLLVPVFDLVIYPLVGLCRINITPLRKMAAGMIFAALAFGAATLVEVNVVKSVVDPAPAGKCLLQVFNLAESNVSLAIPGSNLFKEPIPPLQDPAKYETLPLTAPGEDLKFEVLNGKPSECNHTFNQQTAYSLILYPDSTRIQCKLVVDQIEKNEDGNPFLRFLNTQPEAINLTVGGVFFQLPSGYSMSPSRTVERGEYQTVSCGSQSGRCVDLKLGLLDFGAAYTVVLMEDSGKLVAHRMEDVKANDVHIAWQIPQYVLITVGEVMFSITGLEFSYSQAPANMKSVLQAGWLLTVAFGNVIVLIVAEGAGLEQWKEFVLFAGLLLAVCIIFSIMAYFYTYVDPDQLDKIYLDGDDDSDNVKKKANDVQLKKQEKGTRL; this is encoded by the exons ATGACTAAG AAACTATGTGGGACCAATTACCCGTCCAGCATCTGCTTCATAGTGGTGAACGAGTTCTGCGAACGCTTCTCCTACTATGGCATGAAAG CACTGCTCACACTCTACTTCGTCACCTACCTGCACTGGGACCAGAACCTCTCCACTGCTGTTTACCACGCCTTCGGCAGCCTCTGCTACTTCACGCCCATACTGGGAGCGCTCATCGCTGACTCTTGGCTCGGAAAATACAA GACCATCATCTACCTGTCCATTGTCTACGTGATCGGCCATGTGGTCAAGTCTGTCGGAGCCATCCCCACTGTGGGAAACACAGACGTGCACAT cgcTCTGTCCATGTTGGGTCTGATACTCATCGCCTTTGGCACCGGAGGAATCAAACCCTGCGTGGCGGCGTTCGGCGGAGACCAGTTTGACGAGGAACAT GGCAAAGAGAGGCAGAAATTCTTCTCCATTTTCTACATGTCAATCAACGCTGGGAGCCTCTTGTCGACTATCATTACACCCATACTGAGAG GGGATGTGCAGTGTTTCGGGGGGGACTGCTACGCTCTGGCCTTCGGGGTTCCTGCAGCTCTGATGGTAGTGGCTTTAG TTGTGTTCATTGCTGGCAGCGGGATGTACAAGAAGAATCCTCCTCAGGGAAACATCCTGTTGGAAGTCTGCAATTGCATCGGG TTTGCCATCAGTAACCGTTGGAGGAGAGCACGGTATGACCCTCAGAGGAAGCACTGGTtggactgggctgaagacaGATACTCA aAGCGTCTGATCCAGGAGATTAAGATGGTGCTGCGCGTTTTGGTGCTCTACATCCCGTTGCCAATGTTCTGGGCTCTGTTTGATCAGCAG GGCTCCCGCTGGACGCTTCAATCCACTAGGATGAACATGGCTTTC ggTGGGGCATTCGTTATTAAGCCTGACCAAATGCAG ATGTTGAATGCTCTGCTGATTCTTCTCTTGGTGCCCGTCTTTGACCTCGTCATATATCCGCTCGTTGGCCTTTGCAGAATCAACATAAC GCCTCTGAGGAAAATGGCTGCAGGGATGATTTTTGCAGCCCTGGCCTTTGGAGCGGCCACACTAGTGGAAGTGAACGTTGTG AAATCTGTGGTGGATCCTGCACCTGCTGGGAAGTGTCTCCTACAGGTCTTTAACCTGGCAGAAAGTAATGTGAGTCTGGCGATCCCCGGCAGCAACCTGTTCAAAGAGCCGATCCCACCCCTTCAG GACCCTGCTAAATATGAGACGCTTCCACTAACTGCACCCGGGGAGGATCTGAAGTTTGAAGTCTTGAATGGAAAACCCTCAGAGTGTAATCACACGTTTAACCAACAGACGGCCTACAGTCTCATCTTATACCCAGACAGCACCAGAATCCAGTGCAAACTT GTGGTAGACCAAATAGAGAAAAATGAGGATGGGAATCCTTTCCTGAg GTTCCTCAACACACAGCCAGAGGCGATAAATCTGACTGTAGGAGGAGTGTTTTTCCAGTTGCCCTCAGGTTACAGCATGTCTCCCAGCAGGACTGTTGAACGGGGAGA ATACCAAACTGTGTCCTGCGGCTCACAGTCAGGGAGGTGTGTTGATCTGAAGCTGGGCCTGCTGGACTTTGGGGCTGCCTACACTGTTGTGCTCATGGAG GATTCAGGTAAACTTGTGGCTCACAGGATGGAGGATGTAAAGGCCAACGATGTGCACATCGCCTGGCAGATCCCCCAGTATGTCCTCATCACTGTGGGAGAGGTCATGTTCTCCATCACAGGCCTGGAGTTCTCCTACTCACAG GCTCCAGCCAACATGAAGTCCGTCCTGCAGGCCGGCTGGCTGCTCACTGTCGCATTTGGGAACGTGATCGTGCTGATCGTGGCAGAGGGGGCGGGGCTGGAGCAG TGGAAAGAGTTTGTGCTGTTTGCCGGCCTGCTGCTGGCCGTCTGCATCATCTTCTCCATCATGGCGTACTTCTACACCTACGTCGACCCCGACCAGCTGGACAAGATCTACCTGGATGGAGACGATGACAGTGACAATGTGAAGAAAAAGGCCAATGACGTCCAGCTGAAAAAACAGGAGAAGGGCACCAGACTGTAA